A region of Malaciobacter marinus DNA encodes the following proteins:
- the hypF gene encoding carbamoyltransferase HypF: MINSKIVKVKGIVQGVGFRPFVYNLCKKLKINGWVNNDDEGVNIALEANEFLIEEFIKQLKTYSPPLAVIDSLKILDKEFENFNDFQIIESKNNSNKTTIISPDISICQDCIDDINDENNFRYNYALTNCTNCGPRYSIIKTVPYDRVNTSMEKFTLCPLCQEEYTDPTNRRYHAQPVCCEKCGPKLELFNKENKKIQKDIEAIKKIAALINNGEIVAIKGLGGFHLVCDATNDKVVEELRLRKNRPTKPYAVMFKNIEQVYDYALFNEFEKDIITSKEKPITLVKKKQNTNLSSLIAPNISKIGVFLPYTPLHIILFKFLNNPIIATSANLKDEPIIRHKDELLSKLGHVVDFVLDFNREIINAVDDSVVQVIKDDVAKLRNARGYTPTTIKLETKQNKKIMALGANQKSTISFCFEDNIIVSPHIGDLNSIESLEYFTRTVETFKRFYDFEPDVIVCDKHPNYESTKWASKLNIKVVKIQHHYAHILSTMAEYKLKDKLLGFSFDGTGYGDDGNIWGGEVMLASKENYKRLFHFKYFKLLGGEKAVKEPKRVALSLLFDNYTLNELKQMNIALLNEFTNMELNNFYMMWQKEINAPLTSSLGRVFDAIASLSNIAHTQSYEGETGLLIEEYYDKNILDSYKYKIENEEIDISDMIKMIITESNKKIICSKFINTIVKIVVDISNNYNDLDIVLTGGVFQNKTLLEKCIDELKKVNKKVFFNKKVSLNDGGISIGQLYFLV; the protein is encoded by the coding sequence ATGATAAATAGTAAGATAGTAAAAGTTAAAGGAATAGTTCAAGGAGTTGGTTTTCGACCTTTTGTTTATAATCTTTGTAAGAAGTTAAAAATCAATGGTTGGGTAAATAACGATGATGAGGGTGTAAACATAGCTTTAGAGGCTAATGAGTTTTTAATTGAAGAGTTTATAAAACAATTAAAAACTTATTCTCCACCTTTGGCTGTTATTGATTCTTTGAAAATTTTAGATAAAGAGTTTGAAAATTTTAATGACTTTCAAATTATTGAAAGTAAAAATAACTCAAATAAAACTACAATAATTTCTCCAGATATTTCAATTTGTCAAGATTGTATTGATGATATAAATGATGAAAATAATTTCAGATACAATTATGCTTTGACAAATTGTACTAATTGTGGTCCAAGATACTCAATAATAAAAACTGTTCCTTATGATAGAGTTAATACTTCAATGGAAAAGTTTACTTTGTGTCCTTTATGCCAAGAAGAGTATACAGATCCTACTAATAGAAGGTATCATGCACAACCTGTATGTTGTGAGAAGTGCGGTCCAAAATTAGAACTATTTAATAAAGAAAATAAAAAAATACAAAAAGATATTGAAGCAATAAAAAAGATTGCTGCACTAATTAATAATGGAGAAATAGTTGCCATTAAAGGTCTTGGTGGTTTTCATTTGGTTTGTGATGCAACAAATGATAAGGTAGTAGAAGAATTAAGATTAAGAAAAAATAGACCTACAAAACCTTATGCTGTTATGTTTAAAAATATTGAACAAGTATATGATTATGCATTATTTAATGAATTTGAAAAAGATATTATAACTTCAAAAGAAAAACCAATTACACTAGTAAAGAAAAAACAAAATACAAATTTAAGTTCCTTGATCGCACCAAATATAAGTAAAATTGGTGTATTTCTTCCTTATACTCCTTTGCATATTATTTTATTTAAATTTTTAAACAATCCAATTATAGCAACAAGTGCTAATTTAAAAGATGAGCCAATTATAAGGCATAAAGATGAACTTTTATCAAAACTTGGACATGTGGTTGATTTTGTTTTAGATTTTAATAGAGAGATTATAAATGCAGTTGATGATAGTGTTGTTCAAGTGATTAAAGATGATGTAGCTAAATTAAGAAATGCAAGGGGATATACCCCAACTACAATAAAATTAGAAACAAAACAAAATAAAAAGATAATGGCACTAGGAGCAAATCAAAAATCAACTATATCTTTTTGTTTTGAAGATAATATAATTGTTTCTCCTCATATAGGGGATTTAAACTCTATTGAATCCCTTGAATATTTTACAAGAACAGTTGAAACTTTTAAAAGATTTTATGATTTTGAACCTGATGTTATTGTTTGTGATAAGCATCCAAATTATGAAAGCACAAAATGGGCAAGTAAATTAAATATTAAAGTAGTAAAAATACAACATCACTATGCACATATTTTAAGTACTATGGCAGAATATAAGTTAAAAGATAAACTTTTAGGTTTTAGTTTTGATGGCACAGGTTATGGAGATGATGGAAATATTTGGGGTGGAGAAGTCATGCTTGCATCAAAAGAAAATTATAAACGTCTTTTTCATTTTAAATATTTTAAATTACTTGGTGGAGAAAAAGCAGTAAAAGAGCCTAAAAGAGTTGCTTTATCACTTTTATTTGATAATTACACTTTAAATGAATTAAAACAAATGAATATTGCATTATTAAATGAGTTTACAAATATGGAATTAAATAATTTTTATATGATGTGGCAAAAAGAGATTAATGCTCCTCTTACAAGCTCACTTGGAAGAGTTTTTGATGCAATTGCATCTTTATCTAATATTGCACATACTCAATCATATGAGGGTGAAACAGGACTTTTGATTGAAGAGTATTATGATAAAAATATATTAGATTCTTATAAATATAAAATAGAAAATGAAGAAATTGATATTTCAGATATGATAAAAATGATTATAACTGAGTCCAATAAAAAGATTATTTGCTCAAAGTTTATAAATACAATTGTAAAAATTGTAGTTGATATTTCAAATAATTATAATGATTTAGATATTGTCTTAACAGGTGGAGTATTTCAAAATAAAACACTTTTAGAAAAATGCATTGATGAACTTAAAAAAGTGAATAAGAAAGTATTTTTTAATAAAAAAGTCTCTTTAAATGATGGAGGCATTTCAATAGGTCAATTGTATTTTTTAGTTTAA
- the cybH gene encoding Ni/Fe-hydrogenase, b-type cytochrome subunit, producing MIKKHYEFSFWLRVTHWVRAIAIIILTASGFYIAYPFIAPAHNGGEPVNFLNALFRSWHIIFGFLLISVTLGKFYLFFFDKQSKVERASFKDFINPKVWINQIKYYLLIGKHPHGKGVYNPLQFMAYVGVYGAIILISLTGLILYIHVYHQGMGGMLYDILRPVEAMFGGLAWVRQLHHIAMWIFIIFLPIHIYLAVFNSVYGKSGAMDSIFSGYRWVKKKDK from the coding sequence ATGATAAAGAAACACTATGAGTTTTCGTTTTGGCTTAGAGTTACACACTGGGTAAGGGCAATAGCAATTATAATTTTAACAGCTAGTGGTTTTTATATTGCATATCCATTTATTGCTCCAGCACATAATGGAGGAGAACCAGTTAATTTTCTAAATGCATTATTTAGATCATGGCACATAATATTTGGATTTTTATTAATATCAGTTACTCTTGGTAAATTTTATCTATTTTTCTTTGATAAACAAAGTAAAGTTGAAAGAGCTTCATTTAAAGATTTTATTAATCCAAAAGTTTGGATTAATCAAATTAAGTATTATTTGTTAATTGGAAAACATCCACATGGAAAAGGTGTTTATAATCCATTACAATTTATGGCATATGTAGGTGTATATGGTGCTATTATACTTATTTCTTTGACAGGATTGATTTTATATATTCATGTGTATCATCAAGGTATGGGTGGAATGTTATATGATATTTTAAGACCTGTTGAAGCAATGTTTGGTGGATTAGCATGGGTTAGACAATTACATCACATTGCAATGTGGATTTTTATAATTTTCTTACCAATTCACATATATCTTGCAGTATTTAACTCAGTATATGGAAAATCTGGAGCTATGGATTCAATCTTTAGTGGATATAGATGGGTAAAAAAGAAAGATAAATGA
- a CDS encoding sodium-dependent transporter, protein MNQVKFSRLGFILAAVGSAVGLGNVWKFPYVTGEFGGGAFVIVYLITALFIGVFVLIAELLIGKVGQSDAVSMFENLATKHKKIWKYAGFMAVVPLLILSYYSVVIGWIFHYVVLSFNKLPSTVKESTDNFMTLLTSDYQTQLFYHTIVFVLVTLIILRGIKDGIEKINKILMPLLGVILAILFIYSINVDAFGDAVYFMFNPDFSKITSSAIIAAIGQAFYTLSLGMGIIITYAASLPKQTNIAKSAVTISIIDTVVAIVAGLVIFTLLFDKGAESTKGAGLVFISLPSVFYEFGGAGQFLALLFFVAIAFAGITSAISMMEPTVLYLIERYKMTRMKAAIICSLFFYILGTITLFSNITEFAPALQVGEKSFFDWVDFVCFTIIVPIGGILVVVFVGYYMDKEVIKQELTPILGKSLLALWFFMVRYVIPIALIAVILNETGLFKF, encoded by the coding sequence ATGAATCAAGTAAAATTTAGTAGATTGGGATTTATCCTAGCTGCGGTTGGATCTGCCGTAGGTTTAGGAAATGTATGGAAATTCCCTTATGTAACAGGTGAATTTGGTGGTGGTGCGTTTGTAATTGTATATTTAATTACAGCACTTTTTATTGGTGTTTTTGTATTAATTGCTGAGCTTTTAATTGGTAAAGTAGGGCAAAGTGATGCAGTTTCTATGTTTGAAAATCTAGCAACAAAACATAAAAAGATTTGGAAGTATGCGGGCTTTATGGCTGTTGTCCCTTTACTTATTCTTTCTTATTATTCTGTTGTAATTGGTTGGATTTTTCATTATGTGGTACTTTCTTTTAATAAACTACCATCAACAGTTAAAGAATCAACTGATAATTTTATGACTTTATTAACATCAGATTATCAAACACAACTTTTTTATCACACAATAGTTTTTGTATTAGTAACACTAATTATTTTAAGAGGTATTAAAGATGGTATTGAAAAAATAAATAAAATATTGATGCCTTTATTAGGTGTTATTTTGGCTATTTTATTTATCTATTCAATAAATGTTGATGCTTTTGGTGATGCAGTTTATTTTATGTTTAACCCTGATTTTTCAAAGATTACTTCATCTGCTATAATTGCGGCAATTGGGCAAGCATTTTATACTTTATCTTTGGGTATGGGTATTATTATTACATATGCAGCATCTTTACCAAAACAAACTAATATTGCAAAATCGGCTGTTACAATCTCTATTATTGATACTGTAGTTGCAATAGTTGCAGGATTAGTAATATTTACATTATTATTTGATAAGGGTGCAGAATCAACAAAAGGTGCAGGTTTAGTATTTATTTCATTACCATCAGTATTTTATGAGTTTGGTGGAGCTGGACAATTTTTAGCATTATTATTCTTTGTTGCTATTGCATTTGCTGGAATTACTTCAGCTATTTCAATGATGGAACCAACTGTATTATATTTAATAGAAAGATATAAAATGACAAGAATGAAAGCTGCAATTATTTGTAGTTTATTCTTTTATATATTAGGTACTATTACTCTTTTCTCAAATATAACTGAGTTTGCACCTGCCTTACAAGTTGGTGAAAAATCATTTTTTGATTGGGTTGATTTTGTTTGCTTTACTATTATTGTACCAATTGGTGGTATATTAGTTGTTGTTTTTGTTGGATACTATATGGATAAAGAAGTTATTAAACAAGAATTAACACCTATTTTAGGAAAGTCATTACTTGCACTATGGTTTTTCATGGTAAGATATGTTATTCCTATTGCACTTATTGCAGTTATTTTAAATGAAACAGGATTGTTTAAATTCTAA
- a CDS encoding nickel-dependent hydrogenase large subunit, producing the protein MANKRVIVDPITRIEGHLRIEVEVDENNVIQKAYSTSTLWRGLETIVKNRDPRDAGFLMQRICGVCTYSHYRAGIEAVEDALGIEPPLNAKLTRSLMNQALFLHDHIIHFYHLHGLDWVDVVSALKADPAKASKEAFKYAKYPIGTGENELKAVQDKVKIFVDKGQLGPFANAYWGHETYKLTPEENLIALSHYLKALEIQRELAKMMAIFGGKQPHPQSLTVGGVTCIMDLLDPSRMGEYLTIFKMAKNFVDNAYYADILMAGKAFKSEPSVVQKRGVMNFMSHEEMLLNRSEYLFDTGIIMNGDLSKVYPINEDLITEEATHSWYKDNQPLHPYDGKTNPNYTGFVDKDTVGMDGKMVHSKAIDENGKYSWIKSPRYDGKAMEVGPLASVLVSYASGNKKIQKIVNEFLEKSGLPTEALFTTLGRTAGRMLQVKAIADNGMETFNTLIENLKVDQETYTSYKIDKDKEYKGRFIGDVPRGMLSHWIRIKNGVVENYQAVVPSTWNAGPKDANGLMGPYESNLVGMKVADISQPLEIIRVIHSFDPCIACAVHVMDVKGNNLGVYKVDPVYGASC; encoded by the coding sequence ATGGCAAATAAAAGAGTAATAGTTGACCCAATTACAAGAATTGAAGGACATTTAAGAATTGAAGTAGAAGTAGATGAAAATAATGTAATTCAAAAAGCTTACTCAACATCAACATTGTGGAGAGGTTTAGAAACAATTGTTAAAAACAGAGATCCAAGAGATGCTGGTTTTTTAATGCAAAGAATTTGTGGAGTTTGTACATATTCTCACTATAGAGCAGGGATTGAAGCAGTTGAAGATGCATTAGGAATTGAACCTCCATTAAATGCAAAATTAACAAGAAGTTTGATGAATCAAGCTTTATTTTTACATGACCATATAATCCACTTTTATCATCTTCATGGTCTTGATTGGGTTGATGTTGTATCTGCACTTAAAGCAGATCCTGCAAAGGCTTCAAAAGAAGCATTTAAATATGCAAAATATCCAATTGGTACAGGTGAAAATGAGTTAAAAGCAGTTCAAGATAAAGTTAAGATATTTGTTGACAAAGGACAACTTGGCCCATTTGCAAATGCATATTGGGGACATGAAACTTATAAATTAACTCCTGAAGAAAATTTAATAGCTTTATCTCACTATTTAAAAGCCTTAGAAATTCAAAGAGAATTAGCAAAAATGATGGCTATATTTGGAGGTAAACAACCACATCCACAAAGTTTAACTGTTGGTGGTGTTACTTGTATTATGGATTTATTAGACCCTTCAAGAATGGGTGAATATTTAACTATATTCAAAATGGCTAAAAACTTCGTAGATAATGCATATTATGCAGATATCTTAATGGCAGGAAAAGCTTTTAAATCTGAGCCTTCTGTTGTACAAAAAAGAGGAGTTATGAACTTCATGTCACATGAAGAGATGCTATTAAATAGAAGTGAATATCTATTTGATACTGGTATTATCATGAATGGTGATTTATCAAAAGTATATCCTATAAATGAAGACTTAATTACAGAAGAAGCTACTCACTCTTGGTATAAAGATAATCAACCTTTACATCCATATGATGGAAAAACAAATCCTAACTATACAGGTTTTGTAGATAAAGACACTGTTGGAATGGATGGAAAAATGGTTCATTCAAAAGCAATTGATGAAAATGGAAAATACTCTTGGATTAAATCTCCAAGATATGATGGTAAAGCAATGGAAGTAGGACCTTTAGCTTCTGTACTTGTATCATATGCTAGTGGAAATAAAAAAATCCAAAAAATTGTAAATGAATTTTTAGAAAAATCAGGTTTACCAACAGAGGCACTATTTACAACGCTTGGAAGAACAGCTGGAAGAATGCTTCAAGTAAAAGCAATTGCAGATAATGGTATGGAAACTTTTAATACTTTAATTGAAAATTTAAAAGTAGATCAAGAGACTTATACTTCTTATAAAATTGATAAAGATAAAGAGTATAAAGGAAGATTTATTGGTGATGTACCAAGAGGTATGCTATCTCATTGGATTAGAATTAAAAATGGAGTAGTAGAAAATTACCAAGCTGTTGTTCCATCAACATGGAATGCAGGTCCAAAAGATGCTAATGGATTAATGGGACCTTATGAATCAAATCTTGTAGGAATGAAAGTTGCAGATATTTCTCAACCTTTAGAAATTATTAGAGTTATTCACAGTTTTGATCCTTGTATTGCTTGTGCAGTTCATGTAATGGATGTTAAGGGTAATAATTTAGGAGTATATAAAGTAGACCCAGTTTATGGGGCGAGCTGTTAG
- a CDS encoding DUF3817 domain-containing protein, with protein MLSSFRIVSFIEGLSYLVLLFIAMPIKYIGENPYPVKIVGMTHGVLFIVFAIALFFAMNRLNWNKVFGFQLFIYSLIPFGAFLIEKKVKERN; from the coding sequence ATGTTAAGTAGTTTCAGGATAGTATCTTTTATCGAAGGATTATCTTATTTAGTACTTCTATTTATTGCAATGCCTATTAAATACATAGGTGAGAATCCCTATCCCGTAAAAATAGTAGGTATGACTCATGGTGTATTGTTTATAGTATTTGCTATTGCATTATTTTTTGCTATGAATAGATTAAACTGGAATAAAGTCTTTGGTTTTCAACTTTTTATTTATTCACTTATTCCATTTGGAGCTTTTTTAATAGAAAAAAAAGTAAAAGAAAGAAATTAA
- a CDS encoding HyaD/HybD family hydrogenase maturation endopeptidase has product MNILILGIGNILFQDEGMGAHFVHYLDEKYEFESEHSSVSIVDGGTLAHRLIPLIVKFDHVIVIDCIDANDSKPGDIYFFDFENAPKEIDWQGSAHEIEMLQTLNMIQMNGDLPKTQVLGIIPKRVADDTTFELSDEVINATSTMEKTVIEHLKSLEITPKIKKDDITITHISQVSYKREIINDPKI; this is encoded by the coding sequence ATGAATATCTTAATTTTAGGTATAGGAAATATCCTTTTCCAAGATGAGGGTATGGGCGCACACTTTGTTCACTATTTAGATGAAAAATATGAGTTTGAAAGTGAACACAGTAGTGTAAGTATCGTAGATGGTGGAACATTAGCCCATAGGCTAATTCCACTTATTGTTAAGTTTGACCATGTAATTGTAATAGATTGTATTGATGCAAATGATTCAAAGCCAGGAGATATCTATTTTTTTGATTTTGAAAATGCACCAAAAGAGATTGATTGGCAAGGAAGTGCTCATGAAATAGAAATGCTTCAAACACTTAATATGATTCAAATGAATGGAGATTTACCTAAAACGCAAGTTTTAGGTATTATTCCAAAAAGAGTAGCAGATGATACGACTTTTGAATTAAGTGATGAAGTAATAAATGCAACCTCTACAATGGAAAAAACTGTAATAGAACATTTAAAAAGCTTAGAAATAACACCAAAAATAAAAAAAGATGATATAACAATCACGCATATATCACAAGTTTCATATAAAAGAGAGATTATTAATGATCCTAAAATTTAA